In one Azospirillum sp. TSH100 genomic region, the following are encoded:
- a CDS encoding Lin0512 family protein: protein MKQVMFVELGMGVDLHGQDVTKAAIRAVRNAIERNSMPGMRALVDGDTSRMQVRVHLAVPADADRLDHEAVKAVFPYGAVSIHVTGGGMLAPSGIFLADKNDRNEQIYVVNAAVEVGI, encoded by the coding sequence ATGAAGCAGGTGATGTTCGTGGAACTCGGCATGGGGGTGGATCTGCACGGCCAGGACGTGACCAAGGCCGCCATCCGCGCCGTGCGCAACGCCATAGAGCGCAACTCCATGCCCGGGATGCGCGCCCTGGTGGACGGCGACACCAGCAGAATGCAGGTGCGCGTCCACCTCGCCGTGCCGGCCGATGCCGACCGGCTGGACCACGAGGCGGTGAAGGCCGTCTTCCCCTATGGCGCGGTCAGCATCCACGTCACCGGCGGCGGCATGCTGGCGCCGAGCGGCATCTTCCTGGCCGACAAGAACGACCGCAACGAGCAGATCTACGTCGTCAACGCGGCGGTCGAGGTCGGCATCTGA
- a CDS encoding methyl-accepting chemotaxis protein — protein sequence MIEDRKQAIRNIVEAAVSVADHYNREAMSGALPVEEAKTRARNVIRALRFGKGDYFFVYNMNGVTEVHGTRKELEGKMRLEEKDVDGFPFLRHQIANAQAGGGFTTYRFTKPNGGSEVYAKISYDAPFTPWNWVIASGVYVDDIDNSFADKLYRALAVVAGVMAVMLIASTYLGKAITGPIAALSAAMRRLADGDHGVTISGAGRRDEIGAMAQAVQVFKDNGIAMEALRRDNERAAEQAVADRRKGMLDLANGFESQIKTIVDSVAQQASQLRSTSGVLTDIARNASDQSEHSLRAASDAGSGVQIVAAAAEQLASSIQAISAEVSRSADMSQKAVDETQRTAGIVAGLTAAAGKIGDVVNLINAIASQTNLLALNATIEAARAGEAGKGFAVVAGEVKSLANQTAKATEEISAQIGTIQTATRSVVGAIDDISGIITGINETATTIASAVEEQGAATREIARNVQQAANGAQEVVSRVQGMQKMAGETGSGASQVEEAASDLLMQSEELTRQMDRFIGGIRAG from the coding sequence ATGATCGAGGATCGCAAGCAGGCGATCCGCAACATTGTGGAAGCCGCGGTCAGCGTCGCCGACCATTACAATCGCGAGGCGATGAGCGGCGCGCTTCCGGTGGAGGAGGCGAAGACGCGCGCCAGGAACGTGATCCGTGCGCTGCGCTTCGGCAAAGGCGATTATTTCTTCGTCTACAACATGAACGGCGTCACCGAGGTCCACGGCACCCGCAAGGAGCTTGAGGGCAAGATGCGTCTGGAGGAGAAGGACGTCGACGGCTTCCCCTTCCTGCGTCATCAGATCGCCAATGCGCAGGCCGGCGGCGGCTTCACCACCTACCGCTTCACCAAGCCGAATGGCGGCAGCGAGGTCTACGCCAAGATCTCCTATGACGCTCCCTTCACGCCGTGGAACTGGGTGATCGCCTCGGGCGTCTATGTCGATGACATCGACAACAGCTTCGCCGACAAGCTCTATCGCGCCCTGGCGGTGGTCGCCGGCGTGATGGCGGTGATGCTGATCGCCTCGACCTATCTCGGCAAGGCGATCACCGGACCCATCGCCGCGCTGTCGGCCGCCATGCGCCGGCTGGCCGATGGCGACCATGGCGTGACCATCTCCGGCGCCGGGCGGCGCGACGAGATCGGCGCCATGGCCCAGGCGGTCCAGGTCTTCAAGGACAACGGCATCGCCATGGAGGCCCTGCGCCGAGACAATGAAAGGGCGGCGGAACAGGCCGTCGCCGACCGGCGCAAGGGCATGCTGGATCTGGCGAACGGTTTCGAATCCCAGATCAAGACGATCGTCGACAGCGTGGCCCAGCAGGCGTCGCAGCTGCGTTCGACCTCCGGCGTGTTGACCGACATCGCCCGCAACGCATCCGATCAGTCGGAGCATTCCCTGCGTGCCGCCTCCGACGCCGGCAGCGGCGTGCAGATCGTCGCCGCGGCGGCGGAGCAGCTGGCCTCGTCGATCCAGGCGATCAGCGCCGAAGTCAGCCGGTCGGCCGACATGAGCCAGAAGGCGGTGGACGAAACCCAGCGCACCGCCGGGATCGTCGCCGGGCTGACCGCCGCCGCCGGGAAGATCGGCGACGTGGTCAACCTGATCAACGCCATCGCGTCGCAGACCAACCTGCTGGCGCTGAACGCCACCATCGAGGCGGCGCGCGCCGGCGAGGCCGGCAAGGGCTTCGCCGTCGTCGCCGGCGAGGTGAAGAGCCTTGCCAACCAGACGGCGAAGGCCACCGAGGAGATCAGCGCCCAGATCGGCACGATCCAGACCGCCACCCGCTCGGTGGTCGGCGCCATCGACGACATCAGCGGCATCATCACCGGCATCAATGAGACGGCCACCACCATCGCCTCGGCTGTCGAGGAGCAGGGGGCGGCGACCCGCGAGATCGCCCGCAACGTGCAGCAGGCGGCCAACGGCGCCCAGGAGGTGGTCAGCCGGGTCCAGGGCATGCAGAAGATGGCCGGGGAAACCGGCAGCGGCGCCAGCCAGGTGGAGGAGGCCGCCTCGGATCTGCTGATGCAGTCGGAGGAGCTGACCCGTCAGATGGACCGCTTCATCGGCGGCATCCGCGCCGGCTGA
- a CDS encoding AraC family transcriptional regulator — MQHNILAAAACGVSDFIAAQGGCPDQVFHRVGVEERALGQPTVALDLRAYVAMMEVAAAETGNDNFGLMFGRQFQPEMLGLIGSIALAAPTLGAALDHLARLFPFHQQATETRFVRDGELLRLEYRILDGCIVERRQDAELTMGMFANVVRACLGAHWMPEEVHFEHPKPEGWRLHEALFDAPAHFGQRTNAILLRDRQLDRRMPGGDMARLTGLCGTLIDIARGTGTPPLLDRVKAEVRARLPEGPPYVEDIADRLGIARWTLQRRLADEGLSFSDLVEGVRRDLAAVYIRQRHVPVADIGALLGYSEVSAFSRAFRRWFGVSPAKMRGA, encoded by the coding sequence GTGCAACACAACATCCTGGCCGCCGCGGCCTGTGGGGTGTCGGATTTCATCGCCGCGCAGGGCGGCTGCCCCGATCAGGTGTTCCACCGCGTCGGTGTGGAGGAGCGCGCACTCGGCCAGCCGACGGTGGCGCTCGACCTGCGCGCCTATGTGGCGATGATGGAGGTGGCGGCGGCGGAGACCGGCAACGACAATTTCGGCCTGATGTTCGGCCGCCAGTTCCAGCCGGAGATGCTGGGGCTGATCGGTTCCATCGCGCTGGCAGCACCGACGCTGGGAGCGGCCCTCGACCATCTGGCCCGGCTGTTCCCCTTCCATCAGCAGGCGACCGAAACCCGCTTCGTCCGCGATGGCGAGTTGCTGCGGCTGGAATACCGCATCCTCGACGGCTGCATTGTCGAGCGGCGGCAGGATGCCGAGCTGACCATGGGCATGTTCGCCAATGTGGTGCGTGCCTGCCTCGGTGCGCACTGGATGCCGGAGGAGGTGCATTTCGAGCATCCGAAGCCGGAGGGCTGGCGCCTGCACGAGGCGCTGTTCGACGCCCCCGCCCATTTCGGCCAGCGCACCAACGCCATCCTGCTGCGCGACCGCCAGCTCGACCGCCGCATGCCCGGTGGCGACATGGCGCGGCTGACCGGGTTGTGCGGTACGCTGATCGACATCGCCCGTGGCACCGGGACGCCGCCGCTGCTTGACCGCGTGAAGGCGGAGGTGCGGGCACGCCTGCCGGAAGGCCCGCCCTATGTCGAGGACATCGCCGACCGGCTTGGCATCGCCCGCTGGACTTTGCAGCGCCGGCTGGCCGACGAGGGCTTGAGCTTTTCCGATCTGGTGGAGGGGGTGCGGCGCGATCTGGCGGCAGTCTATATCCGCCAGCGCCATGTTCCCGTCGCCGACATCGGCGCCCTGCTGGGCTATTCGGAGGTCAGCGCCTTCAGCCGCGCCTTCCGCCGCTGGTTCGGCGTGTCGCCGGCGAAAATGCGGGGAGCCTGA